From Borrelia hispanica CRI:
AAATACAAAATAAACACTTAAATTATAAAAATAACAATTAACATAATTTTATTTTATTTTTATTTTTTTATTTGACAATTAATATGCACTACTTGTTTATGGTAAATTTCAAAAAAAGCAAAAATACTCATAAGAACATTCCTGTTTGTAGATACTTAAAAAATTTTGAATATGAGACCCAACCAAAGCTAGTATTTAATACTTAATTTTTATATTCTGTCTCAAAGATATCTTTGACCTTTTGAAAGTTGTTTATTTCAGGCTACATTTTTTCTGTTAGGCAATTCAGACGAGAAAGTAAAAAATAATCTGGGTCACATGAATTATCAATAATTTCAGTTCTAAAAAAGATTTTTTTTTGTGAAACTGATATAAAAATTTAAAATTTGTTAAAATGTTTTTTTGAGACAAAATTGAGAAAATATTTTGTTTTTTGAAAAATTCAATATATACTTTCTATTTTAGATATAAATTATTTGAAAGGAGGCTTAGATGAGAAAACCATTAAGTTTATTGGTTATTACTACTTTTTTATTTAACGGATGCTATTTGGATGATAAATTCATAGTCGAGGGTAAAGATATTTTTAGGGGCAAAGGTGCATTAATTTTTAATTCTGTGACCAATAGTATCTTAGGCGATCAAAAAGTTCAGTTACCACAAGAAAAGGATAAGATTGATTCAAATGTTAACAGTCAGGATGATTATCTTGCATCAGGATGGTATAAAGTAAGTGGATTTTTTGGAGGTTTATTTCTTGAAGGTGCACAAGGAGAAGCAAGTAGTGTAAGTAACTTAAATGGATTTGCTGGAGGTGGACTTATGAGAGGTATAGAACAAGAATCAAATAACTTTAGTGTTGATTTTTCTGAGGATTTTTTATCTGGCATGAGTGGACAAAATAGTAGTTTGATTAGTGAAGAGGAATATTATTCAAATAATATTTATTTATTGGAGGACTCTTATAACTCTATATCTGGTTTAAGTGGGCAAAATAGTAGTAGTTTGGTTGATGAAGAGGACTTTGATATAGAAATTAATCCTAATGATAATAGAGGTAAAATAAAGGAATACTTTGGTCAATTAAAAAATAAGTTGGTAACTTTTAATAAAGGAGTTAATAGTGCAAGTATTGACAAAATGATAGCCGCTGTAGGCAAATTAGCTGATGCTACTGGTGATAATAATATTGGTATTGGAGAAATTAGTGATAGCAGTACTAAGTCTTCTGTTATTTCTGATAGAAAAAGTGTTCAAGATATGATTGTAGGAATTAAAACAATAATTGAGATTGCAGAGGAATCTGGTGTAAAGCTTTATGAAAATAAAGATATTTTTGATGATATTCCTGTTATTGCATCAAGTAACACTACTGCAATTGCTGTGCTTAATGGTGGTAGTGGTAAGAGTTTTAATGATGGTGGTGTTGGTGTAGGGGCTGGTTCTGCGCTTGTTACAGAAGTAAATAAAGCAAATGCATGGTCAATGCTTGATAAGATAAAAAATGCTAAGATAGCAAGTGGCATTATTAGCGAAAAGGATTCTAATGATGCAGGAGAGTTGATTACTGGTTATACTAGTGATGATAAAGGTGCTAGTGCAAAAAGTAATGCAGACTTGGCAGCAGCTGTTGCATTGAAGGCAATGAGTAAGAGTGGTAAATTTGCAGCTTATAAGGGTGCCTATAATAATAATGATGATATTGCAAAAGTTCAAGAAGCAGCAGTTAATGCTGTTAAAAAGGTATTAAATGTGCTTGATTCAATTATTACTCAAACATTACAAAGAATAAGTAAATAAATCTTGAGATATTTGGAATTAAATCTTTATATAAAGATGGAAATTTATGTGAGAAGTGTTTTGAAAAAACGCTTCTCACTTTTTATAGCGGTATATATACTTTTTAATCATTATATAAAAATAATAACAAAGTATTTTTGGTAATAAAACTGATTTTAGAAATAAAGGAGTATATTCTGGTTTCGTAGTAGTATTGATCTGAAACAAGTTTTACTCTTTTTATTTGAATGACTTTCTAACTATATGTTGACATTGATAATTTA
This genomic window contains:
- a CDS encoding variable large family protein codes for the protein MRKPLSLLVITTFLFNGCYLDDKFIVEGKDIFRGKGALIFNSVTNSILGDQKVQLPQEKDKIDSNVNSQDDYLASGWYKVSGFFGGLFLEGAQGEASSVSNLNGFAGGGLMRGIEQESNNFSVDFSEDFLSGMSGQNSSLISEEEYYSNNIYLLEDSYNSISGLSGQNSSSLVDEEDFDIEINPNDNRGKIKEYFGQLKNKLVTFNKGVNSASIDKMIAAVGKLADATGDNNIGIGEISDSSTKSSVISDRKSVQDMIVGIKTIIEIAEESGVKLYENKDIFDDIPVIASSNTTAIAVLNGGSGKSFNDGGVGVGAGSALVTEVNKANAWSMLDKIKNAKIASGIISEKDSNDAGELITGYTSDDKGASAKSNADLAAAVALKAMSKSGKFAAYKGAYNNNDDIAKVQEAAVNAVKKVLNVLDSIITQTLQRISK